From Arvicanthis niloticus isolate mArvNil1 chromosome 22, mArvNil1.pat.X, whole genome shotgun sequence, the proteins below share one genomic window:
- the LOC143435938 gene encoding uncharacterized protein LOC143435938 isoform X3: MESVAFEDVAVNFSLEEWAMLNPSQKNLYKDVMQETLRNLASIGSSLEHHIIENIYRNSWRKLSDVHLLPCSGQVVEGLYDCKDDHQCAEIFDFTTHSIVNQNSLPGVRICENSGCATVVIGHLSLSVLLKPDIKRESCEDEEYGKELYNMEFGATSSSLTSFENYESTYTLERLYKTEPCDEDYRYGQTVEKTFTEEKPFECKQCGKCFSSSRYFRRHERRHRAKKCYICKQCGKAFAFPTYLQTHERIHTGEKPYVCLQCGKTFAHSRSLKTHKRTHSVRDLFVCNYCGKTLRHYSSLQIHTRIHTGEKPYVCKPCGKAFITYRSFRIHERIHTGETPYECKQCGNTFMRWIQLKKHEIIHSGVKPYACKLCGKSFTCSGSLRTHERIHTGERPYVCDQCGYSFTRLNSLLRHKITHTGEKPYVCNHCGKTFPRSASLRRHVKIHTEEKPYVCKQCGVAFASSTDLLEHEQTHIDEKPYICEQCGNAFVLWSQFQKHKALHAVPVSYVCKQCGKSFTSSRSLKTHERIHTGEKPYECKQCGKTFLWSYSLQRHEKTHTEGKLYVCKECGETFPYDSHLQAHEKLHFDDEPFNSPDSRMKLQRLKG, translated from the exons ATG GAGTCAGTGGCCTTTGAGGATGTGGCTGTGAACTTCTCCCTGGAGGAGTGGGCTATGTTGAATCCATCCCAGAAGAacctctacaaagatgtgatgcagGAAACCTTGAGGAACCTGGCCTCTATAG GGAGCAGTTTGGAGCACCATATCATTGAAAATATATACCGAAATTCCTGGAGAAAACTAAG TGATGTACATTTGCTTCCTTGCAGTGGTCAAGTGGTGGAGGGACTCTATGACTGTAAAGATGACCATCAGTGTGCAGAAATCTTCGACTTCACTACACACAGTATTGTAAACCAGAACTCCTTACCAGGAGTGCGCATCTGTGAAAACAGTGGATGCGCAACAGTAGTCATTGGCCACTTGTCTCTAAGTGTACTGCTTAAACCTGACATAAAGCGTGAATCGTGCGAAGATGAGGAGTATGGGAAGGAATTATACAATATGGAATTTGGGGCCACCTCCAGTTCTCTCACATCATTTGAGAACTATGAAAGTACTTATACTCTAGAGAGACTGTATAAAACTGAGCCTTGTGATGAAGACTATAGATATGGTCAAACTGTTGAAAAGACTTTCACTGAAGAAAAGCCCTTTGAGTGTAAGCAGTGTGGGAAATGTTTCAGTTCCTCCAGGTACTTTCGAAGGCACGAACGACGTCATCGAGCAAAGAAATGCTATATCTGTAAGCAGTGTGGGAAAGCTTTTGCTTTTCCCACTTACctacaaacacatgaaagaattcACACAGGGGAGAAGCCATATGTGTGCCTGCAGTGTGGGAAAACCTTTGCTCATTCTCGTTCCcttaaaacacataaaagaactcACTCTGTTAGGGACCTCTTTGTGTGCAATTACTGTGGGAAAACCTTACGTCATTACAGTTCTCTTCAAATTCATACAAGAATTCACACGGGAGAGAAACCCTACGTGTGTAAACCATGTGGTAAAGCCTTCATTACTTACCGTTCCTTTCGAatacatgaaagaattcatactggagaaacACCTTATGAATGTAAGCAGTGTGGGAACACCTTCATGCGTTGGATTCAgttaaaaaaacatgaaataattcACAGTGGTGTGAAACCCTATGCTTGTAAGCTATGTGGGAAAAGTTTCACTTGTTCTGGCTCCCTGAGAACACATGAAAGAATTCACACTGGGGAGAGACCCTATGTGTGTGACCAGTGTGGATATAGCTTTACTCGGTTGAATTCACTTTTAAGACATAAAATAACCCACACTGGTGAGAAGCCCTACGTGTGTAATCATTGTGGGAAAACTTTTCCTCGTTCTGCTTCCCTTCGGAGACATGTCAAAATTCACACTGAGGAGAAGCCCTACGTGTGCAAGCAGTGTGGGGTTGCCTTTGCTAGTTCTACTGACCTTTTAGAACATGAGCAAACTCATATTGATGAAAAGCCTTACATATGTGAGCAATGTGGGAATGCCTTCGTGCTGTGGAGTCAGTTTCAGAAGCATAAAGCACTTCACGCCGTCCCAGTTTCCTACGTGTGTAAGCAGTGTGGGAAGAGCTTCACGTCCTCCAGGTCACTGAAGACACACGAGAGAATCCACACTGGCGAGAAGCCCTACGAGTGTAAGCAGTGTGGGAAAACCTTCCTGTGGTCTTACTCCCTTCAGAGACATGAAAAAACTCATACTGAAGGGAAGCTCTATGTGTGTAAAGAGTGTGGGGAAACTTTCCCTTATGACAGTCATCTTCAGGCGCATGAGAAGCTGCACTTTGACGATGAACCTTTTAACT CTCCAGACAGTAGAATGAAGCTACAGAGACTTAAAGGATGA
- the LOC143435938 gene encoding uncharacterized protein LOC143435938 isoform X1: MESVAFEDVAVNFSLEEWAMLNPSQKNLYKDVMQETLRNLASIGSSLEHHIIENIYRNSWRKLSDVHLLPCSGQVVEGLYDCKDDHQCAEIFDFTTHSIVNQNSLPGVRICENSGCATVVIGHLSLSVLLKPDIKRESCEDEEYGKELYNMEFGATSSSLTSFENYESTYTLERLYKTEPCDEDYRYGQTVEKTFTEEKPFECKQCGKCFSSSRYFRRHERRHRAKKCYICKQCGKAFAFPTYLQTHERIHTGEKPYVCLQCGKTFAHSRSLKTHKRTHSVRDLFVCNYCGKTLRHYSSLQIHTRIHTGEKPYVCKPCGKAFITYRSFRIHERIHTGETPYECKQCGNTFMRWIQLKKHEIIHSGVKPYACKLCGKSFTCSGSLRTHERIHTGERPYVCDQCGYSFTRLNSLLRHKITHTGEKPYVCNHCGKTFPRSASLRRHVKIHTEEKPYVCKQCGVAFASSTDLLEHEQTHIDEKPYICEQCGNAFVLWSQFQKHKALHAVPVSYVCKQCGKSFTSSRSLKTHERIHTGEKPYECKQCGKTFLWSYSLQRHEKTHTEGKLYVCKECGETFPYDSHLQAHEKLHFDDEPFNCKYCGKPFFTLNHLHRHELLHTTLDSSVF; the protein is encoded by the exons ATG GAGTCAGTGGCCTTTGAGGATGTGGCTGTGAACTTCTCCCTGGAGGAGTGGGCTATGTTGAATCCATCCCAGAAGAacctctacaaagatgtgatgcagGAAACCTTGAGGAACCTGGCCTCTATAG GGAGCAGTTTGGAGCACCATATCATTGAAAATATATACCGAAATTCCTGGAGAAAACTAAG TGATGTACATTTGCTTCCTTGCAGTGGTCAAGTGGTGGAGGGACTCTATGACTGTAAAGATGACCATCAGTGTGCAGAAATCTTCGACTTCACTACACACAGTATTGTAAACCAGAACTCCTTACCAGGAGTGCGCATCTGTGAAAACAGTGGATGCGCAACAGTAGTCATTGGCCACTTGTCTCTAAGTGTACTGCTTAAACCTGACATAAAGCGTGAATCGTGCGAAGATGAGGAGTATGGGAAGGAATTATACAATATGGAATTTGGGGCCACCTCCAGTTCTCTCACATCATTTGAGAACTATGAAAGTACTTATACTCTAGAGAGACTGTATAAAACTGAGCCTTGTGATGAAGACTATAGATATGGTCAAACTGTTGAAAAGACTTTCACTGAAGAAAAGCCCTTTGAGTGTAAGCAGTGTGGGAAATGTTTCAGTTCCTCCAGGTACTTTCGAAGGCACGAACGACGTCATCGAGCAAAGAAATGCTATATCTGTAAGCAGTGTGGGAAAGCTTTTGCTTTTCCCACTTACctacaaacacatgaaagaattcACACAGGGGAGAAGCCATATGTGTGCCTGCAGTGTGGGAAAACCTTTGCTCATTCTCGTTCCcttaaaacacataaaagaactcACTCTGTTAGGGACCTCTTTGTGTGCAATTACTGTGGGAAAACCTTACGTCATTACAGTTCTCTTCAAATTCATACAAGAATTCACACGGGAGAGAAACCCTACGTGTGTAAACCATGTGGTAAAGCCTTCATTACTTACCGTTCCTTTCGAatacatgaaagaattcatactggagaaacACCTTATGAATGTAAGCAGTGTGGGAACACCTTCATGCGTTGGATTCAgttaaaaaaacatgaaataattcACAGTGGTGTGAAACCCTATGCTTGTAAGCTATGTGGGAAAAGTTTCACTTGTTCTGGCTCCCTGAGAACACATGAAAGAATTCACACTGGGGAGAGACCCTATGTGTGTGACCAGTGTGGATATAGCTTTACTCGGTTGAATTCACTTTTAAGACATAAAATAACCCACACTGGTGAGAAGCCCTACGTGTGTAATCATTGTGGGAAAACTTTTCCTCGTTCTGCTTCCCTTCGGAGACATGTCAAAATTCACACTGAGGAGAAGCCCTACGTGTGCAAGCAGTGTGGGGTTGCCTTTGCTAGTTCTACTGACCTTTTAGAACATGAGCAAACTCATATTGATGAAAAGCCTTACATATGTGAGCAATGTGGGAATGCCTTCGTGCTGTGGAGTCAGTTTCAGAAGCATAAAGCACTTCACGCCGTCCCAGTTTCCTACGTGTGTAAGCAGTGTGGGAAGAGCTTCACGTCCTCCAGGTCACTGAAGACACACGAGAGAATCCACACTGGCGAGAAGCCCTACGAGTGTAAGCAGTGTGGGAAAACCTTCCTGTGGTCTTACTCCCTTCAGAGACATGAAAAAACTCATACTGAAGGGAAGCTCTATGTGTGTAAAGAGTGTGGGGAAACTTTCCCTTATGACAGTCATCTTCAGGCGCATGAGAAGCTGCACTTTGACGATGAACCTTTTAACTGTAAGTACTGTGGGAAGCCCTTCTTCACTTTGAACCATTTGCATAGACATGAGTTACTTCACACTACCCTGGACTCCAGTGTTTTTTAG
- the LOC143435938 gene encoding uncharacterized protein LOC143435938 isoform X4 — MLNPSQKNLYKDVMQETLRNLASIGSSLEHHIIENIYRNSWRKLSDVHLLPCSGQVVEGLYDCKDDHQCAEIFDFTTHSIVNQNSLPGVRICENSGCATVVIGHLSLSVLLKPDIKRESCEDEEYGKELYNMEFGATSSSLTSFENYESTYTLERLYKTEPCDEDYRYGQTVEKTFTEEKPFECKQCGKCFSSSRYFRRHERRHRAKKCYICKQCGKAFAFPTYLQTHERIHTGEKPYVCLQCGKTFAHSRSLKTHKRTHSVRDLFVCNYCGKTLRHYSSLQIHTRIHTGEKPYVCKPCGKAFITYRSFRIHERIHTGETPYECKQCGNTFMRWIQLKKHEIIHSGVKPYACKLCGKSFTCSGSLRTHERIHTGERPYVCDQCGYSFTRLNSLLRHKITHTGEKPYVCNHCGKTFPRSASLRRHVKIHTEEKPYVCKQCGVAFASSTDLLEHEQTHIDEKPYICEQCGNAFVLWSQFQKHKALHAVPVSYVCKQCGKSFTSSRSLKTHERIHTGEKPYECKQCGKTFLWSYSLQRHEKTHTEGKLYVCKECGETFPYDSHLQAHEKLHFDDEPFNCKYCGKPFFTLNHLHRHELLHTTLDSSVF, encoded by the exons ATGTTGAATCCATCCCAGAAGAacctctacaaagatgtgatgcagGAAACCTTGAGGAACCTGGCCTCTATAG GGAGCAGTTTGGAGCACCATATCATTGAAAATATATACCGAAATTCCTGGAGAAAACTAAG TGATGTACATTTGCTTCCTTGCAGTGGTCAAGTGGTGGAGGGACTCTATGACTGTAAAGATGACCATCAGTGTGCAGAAATCTTCGACTTCACTACACACAGTATTGTAAACCAGAACTCCTTACCAGGAGTGCGCATCTGTGAAAACAGTGGATGCGCAACAGTAGTCATTGGCCACTTGTCTCTAAGTGTACTGCTTAAACCTGACATAAAGCGTGAATCGTGCGAAGATGAGGAGTATGGGAAGGAATTATACAATATGGAATTTGGGGCCACCTCCAGTTCTCTCACATCATTTGAGAACTATGAAAGTACTTATACTCTAGAGAGACTGTATAAAACTGAGCCTTGTGATGAAGACTATAGATATGGTCAAACTGTTGAAAAGACTTTCACTGAAGAAAAGCCCTTTGAGTGTAAGCAGTGTGGGAAATGTTTCAGTTCCTCCAGGTACTTTCGAAGGCACGAACGACGTCATCGAGCAAAGAAATGCTATATCTGTAAGCAGTGTGGGAAAGCTTTTGCTTTTCCCACTTACctacaaacacatgaaagaattcACACAGGGGAGAAGCCATATGTGTGCCTGCAGTGTGGGAAAACCTTTGCTCATTCTCGTTCCcttaaaacacataaaagaactcACTCTGTTAGGGACCTCTTTGTGTGCAATTACTGTGGGAAAACCTTACGTCATTACAGTTCTCTTCAAATTCATACAAGAATTCACACGGGAGAGAAACCCTACGTGTGTAAACCATGTGGTAAAGCCTTCATTACTTACCGTTCCTTTCGAatacatgaaagaattcatactggagaaacACCTTATGAATGTAAGCAGTGTGGGAACACCTTCATGCGTTGGATTCAgttaaaaaaacatgaaataattcACAGTGGTGTGAAACCCTATGCTTGTAAGCTATGTGGGAAAAGTTTCACTTGTTCTGGCTCCCTGAGAACACATGAAAGAATTCACACTGGGGAGAGACCCTATGTGTGTGACCAGTGTGGATATAGCTTTACTCGGTTGAATTCACTTTTAAGACATAAAATAACCCACACTGGTGAGAAGCCCTACGTGTGTAATCATTGTGGGAAAACTTTTCCTCGTTCTGCTTCCCTTCGGAGACATGTCAAAATTCACACTGAGGAGAAGCCCTACGTGTGCAAGCAGTGTGGGGTTGCCTTTGCTAGTTCTACTGACCTTTTAGAACATGAGCAAACTCATATTGATGAAAAGCCTTACATATGTGAGCAATGTGGGAATGCCTTCGTGCTGTGGAGTCAGTTTCAGAAGCATAAAGCACTTCACGCCGTCCCAGTTTCCTACGTGTGTAAGCAGTGTGGGAAGAGCTTCACGTCCTCCAGGTCACTGAAGACACACGAGAGAATCCACACTGGCGAGAAGCCCTACGAGTGTAAGCAGTGTGGGAAAACCTTCCTGTGGTCTTACTCCCTTCAGAGACATGAAAAAACTCATACTGAAGGGAAGCTCTATGTGTGTAAAGAGTGTGGGGAAACTTTCCCTTATGACAGTCATCTTCAGGCGCATGAGAAGCTGCACTTTGACGATGAACCTTTTAACTGTAAGTACTGTGGGAAGCCCTTCTTCACTTTGAACCATTTGCATAGACATGAGTTACTTCACACTACCCTGGACTCCAGTGTTTTTTAG
- the LOC143435938 gene encoding uncharacterized protein LOC143435938 isoform X2, with protein MESVAFEDVAVNFSLEEWAMLNPSQKNLYKDVMQETLRNLASIGSSLEHHIIENIYRNSWRKLSGQVVEGLYDCKDDHQCAEIFDFTTHSIVNQNSLPGVRICENSGCATVVIGHLSLSVLLKPDIKRESCEDEEYGKELYNMEFGATSSSLTSFENYESTYTLERLYKTEPCDEDYRYGQTVEKTFTEEKPFECKQCGKCFSSSRYFRRHERRHRAKKCYICKQCGKAFAFPTYLQTHERIHTGEKPYVCLQCGKTFAHSRSLKTHKRTHSVRDLFVCNYCGKTLRHYSSLQIHTRIHTGEKPYVCKPCGKAFITYRSFRIHERIHTGETPYECKQCGNTFMRWIQLKKHEIIHSGVKPYACKLCGKSFTCSGSLRTHERIHTGERPYVCDQCGYSFTRLNSLLRHKITHTGEKPYVCNHCGKTFPRSASLRRHVKIHTEEKPYVCKQCGVAFASSTDLLEHEQTHIDEKPYICEQCGNAFVLWSQFQKHKALHAVPVSYVCKQCGKSFTSSRSLKTHERIHTGEKPYECKQCGKTFLWSYSLQRHEKTHTEGKLYVCKECGETFPYDSHLQAHEKLHFDDEPFNCKYCGKPFFTLNHLHRHELLHTTLDSSVF; from the exons ATG GAGTCAGTGGCCTTTGAGGATGTGGCTGTGAACTTCTCCCTGGAGGAGTGGGCTATGTTGAATCCATCCCAGAAGAacctctacaaagatgtgatgcagGAAACCTTGAGGAACCTGGCCTCTATAG GGAGCAGTTTGGAGCACCATATCATTGAAAATATATACCGAAATTCCTGGAGAAAACTAAG TGGTCAAGTGGTGGAGGGACTCTATGACTGTAAAGATGACCATCAGTGTGCAGAAATCTTCGACTTCACTACACACAGTATTGTAAACCAGAACTCCTTACCAGGAGTGCGCATCTGTGAAAACAGTGGATGCGCAACAGTAGTCATTGGCCACTTGTCTCTAAGTGTACTGCTTAAACCTGACATAAAGCGTGAATCGTGCGAAGATGAGGAGTATGGGAAGGAATTATACAATATGGAATTTGGGGCCACCTCCAGTTCTCTCACATCATTTGAGAACTATGAAAGTACTTATACTCTAGAGAGACTGTATAAAACTGAGCCTTGTGATGAAGACTATAGATATGGTCAAACTGTTGAAAAGACTTTCACTGAAGAAAAGCCCTTTGAGTGTAAGCAGTGTGGGAAATGTTTCAGTTCCTCCAGGTACTTTCGAAGGCACGAACGACGTCATCGAGCAAAGAAATGCTATATCTGTAAGCAGTGTGGGAAAGCTTTTGCTTTTCCCACTTACctacaaacacatgaaagaattcACACAGGGGAGAAGCCATATGTGTGCCTGCAGTGTGGGAAAACCTTTGCTCATTCTCGTTCCcttaaaacacataaaagaactcACTCTGTTAGGGACCTCTTTGTGTGCAATTACTGTGGGAAAACCTTACGTCATTACAGTTCTCTTCAAATTCATACAAGAATTCACACGGGAGAGAAACCCTACGTGTGTAAACCATGTGGTAAAGCCTTCATTACTTACCGTTCCTTTCGAatacatgaaagaattcatactggagaaacACCTTATGAATGTAAGCAGTGTGGGAACACCTTCATGCGTTGGATTCAgttaaaaaaacatgaaataattcACAGTGGTGTGAAACCCTATGCTTGTAAGCTATGTGGGAAAAGTTTCACTTGTTCTGGCTCCCTGAGAACACATGAAAGAATTCACACTGGGGAGAGACCCTATGTGTGTGACCAGTGTGGATATAGCTTTACTCGGTTGAATTCACTTTTAAGACATAAAATAACCCACACTGGTGAGAAGCCCTACGTGTGTAATCATTGTGGGAAAACTTTTCCTCGTTCTGCTTCCCTTCGGAGACATGTCAAAATTCACACTGAGGAGAAGCCCTACGTGTGCAAGCAGTGTGGGGTTGCCTTTGCTAGTTCTACTGACCTTTTAGAACATGAGCAAACTCATATTGATGAAAAGCCTTACATATGTGAGCAATGTGGGAATGCCTTCGTGCTGTGGAGTCAGTTTCAGAAGCATAAAGCACTTCACGCCGTCCCAGTTTCCTACGTGTGTAAGCAGTGTGGGAAGAGCTTCACGTCCTCCAGGTCACTGAAGACACACGAGAGAATCCACACTGGCGAGAAGCCCTACGAGTGTAAGCAGTGTGGGAAAACCTTCCTGTGGTCTTACTCCCTTCAGAGACATGAAAAAACTCATACTGAAGGGAAGCTCTATGTGTGTAAAGAGTGTGGGGAAACTTTCCCTTATGACAGTCATCTTCAGGCGCATGAGAAGCTGCACTTTGACGATGAACCTTTTAACTGTAAGTACTGTGGGAAGCCCTTCTTCACTTTGAACCATTTGCATAGACATGAGTTACTTCACACTACCCTGGACTCCAGTGTTTTTTAG
- the LOC143435938 gene encoding uncharacterized protein LOC143435938 isoform X5: MESVAFEDVAVNFSLEEWAMLNPSQKNLYKDVMQETLRNLASIGSSLEHHIIENIYRNSWRKLSDVHLLPCSGQVVEGLYDCKDDHQCAEIFDFTTHSIVNQNSLPGVRICENSGCATVVIGHLSLSVLLKPDIKRESCEDEEYGKELYNMEFGATSSSLTSFENYESTYTLERLYKTEPCDEDYRYGQTVEKTFTEEKPFECKQCGKCFSSSRYFRRHERRHRAKKCYICKQCGKAFAFPTYLQTHERIHTGEKPYVCLQCGKTFAHSRSLKTHKRTHSVRDLFVCNYCGKTLRHYSSLQIHTRIHTGEKPYVCKPCGKAFITYRSFRIHERIHTGETPYECKQCGNTFMRWIQLKKHEIIHSGVKPYACKLCGKSFTCSGSLRTHERIHTGERPYVCDQCGYSFTRLNSLLRHKITHTGEKPYVCNHCGKTFPRSASLRRHVKIHTEEKPYVCKQCGVAFASSTDLLEHEQTHIDEKPYICEQCGNAFVLWSQFQKHKALHAVPVSYVCKQCGKSFTSSRSLKTHERIHTGEKPYECKQCGKTFLWSYSLQRHEKTHTEGKLYVCKECGETFPYDSHLQAHEKLHFDDEPFNWSRSER; encoded by the exons ATG GAGTCAGTGGCCTTTGAGGATGTGGCTGTGAACTTCTCCCTGGAGGAGTGGGCTATGTTGAATCCATCCCAGAAGAacctctacaaagatgtgatgcagGAAACCTTGAGGAACCTGGCCTCTATAG GGAGCAGTTTGGAGCACCATATCATTGAAAATATATACCGAAATTCCTGGAGAAAACTAAG TGATGTACATTTGCTTCCTTGCAGTGGTCAAGTGGTGGAGGGACTCTATGACTGTAAAGATGACCATCAGTGTGCAGAAATCTTCGACTTCACTACACACAGTATTGTAAACCAGAACTCCTTACCAGGAGTGCGCATCTGTGAAAACAGTGGATGCGCAACAGTAGTCATTGGCCACTTGTCTCTAAGTGTACTGCTTAAACCTGACATAAAGCGTGAATCGTGCGAAGATGAGGAGTATGGGAAGGAATTATACAATATGGAATTTGGGGCCACCTCCAGTTCTCTCACATCATTTGAGAACTATGAAAGTACTTATACTCTAGAGAGACTGTATAAAACTGAGCCTTGTGATGAAGACTATAGATATGGTCAAACTGTTGAAAAGACTTTCACTGAAGAAAAGCCCTTTGAGTGTAAGCAGTGTGGGAAATGTTTCAGTTCCTCCAGGTACTTTCGAAGGCACGAACGACGTCATCGAGCAAAGAAATGCTATATCTGTAAGCAGTGTGGGAAAGCTTTTGCTTTTCCCACTTACctacaaacacatgaaagaattcACACAGGGGAGAAGCCATATGTGTGCCTGCAGTGTGGGAAAACCTTTGCTCATTCTCGTTCCcttaaaacacataaaagaactcACTCTGTTAGGGACCTCTTTGTGTGCAATTACTGTGGGAAAACCTTACGTCATTACAGTTCTCTTCAAATTCATACAAGAATTCACACGGGAGAGAAACCCTACGTGTGTAAACCATGTGGTAAAGCCTTCATTACTTACCGTTCCTTTCGAatacatgaaagaattcatactggagaaacACCTTATGAATGTAAGCAGTGTGGGAACACCTTCATGCGTTGGATTCAgttaaaaaaacatgaaataattcACAGTGGTGTGAAACCCTATGCTTGTAAGCTATGTGGGAAAAGTTTCACTTGTTCTGGCTCCCTGAGAACACATGAAAGAATTCACACTGGGGAGAGACCCTATGTGTGTGACCAGTGTGGATATAGCTTTACTCGGTTGAATTCACTTTTAAGACATAAAATAACCCACACTGGTGAGAAGCCCTACGTGTGTAATCATTGTGGGAAAACTTTTCCTCGTTCTGCTTCCCTTCGGAGACATGTCAAAATTCACACTGAGGAGAAGCCCTACGTGTGCAAGCAGTGTGGGGTTGCCTTTGCTAGTTCTACTGACCTTTTAGAACATGAGCAAACTCATATTGATGAAAAGCCTTACATATGTGAGCAATGTGGGAATGCCTTCGTGCTGTGGAGTCAGTTTCAGAAGCATAAAGCACTTCACGCCGTCCCAGTTTCCTACGTGTGTAAGCAGTGTGGGAAGAGCTTCACGTCCTCCAGGTCACTGAAGACACACGAGAGAATCCACACTGGCGAGAAGCCCTACGAGTGTAAGCAGTGTGGGAAAACCTTCCTGTGGTCTTACTCCCTTCAGAGACATGAAAAAACTCATACTGAAGGGAAGCTCTATGTGTGTAAAGAGTGTGGGGAAACTTTCCCTTATGACAGTCATCTTCAGGCGCATGAGAAGCTGCACTTTGACGATGAACCTTTTAACT